A section of the Bacillus sp. HSf4 genome encodes:
- a CDS encoding spore germination protein: MPAIVGPVLIRTLADDSAAFFGDVFAISPKSTDFSGGGAGSFSTGDYSVVHSGISNTVLTDADVLDGIQGFNG, translated from the coding sequence ATGCCAGCAATCGTTGGTCCGGTTTTGATCAGGACACTCGCTGACGACAGTGCAGCCTTTTTTGGAGATGTGTTTGCGATTTCCCCGAAATCGACGGATTTTTCCGGAGGAGGGGCGGGTTCTTTTTCAACAGGCGATTACAGCGTGGTTCATAGCGGAATCAGCAATACGGTCCTGACAGATGCCGATGTCTTGGATGGAATACAAGGCTTTAACGGCTGA